ATGAAGAGTCTTCCCCTGGGGAGTACAAATTCAACGGGGGCAGTGCCATTGTGGGTGTCCATGTGAAATCGCATTCCACACTGACGGTGCCATTGCTGGAGCAAACCGATTCGGAGGACGAGTCTGGTccaagcaacaaacaaaatgcctCCGATGTGATCTTCGACGTGCTGAAGCGACGCGACATGCAGCGATGAAAGCCAGTCCTTGTACAAATGTCCTGTAAATGTTGTAAATTCAAGCTACTTTTATGTTTACCAGCACCTTTGCCCACGAAACTACTTACAACACTGGGATGGATGGCAATGCAGGTTTAAGTAAGTTAGTTAGTTTGACACTCTTCATTCCTTCCGACACCGATTCCCCGACTTCCTCGATGCATTCCCGCCTTGTGCATTTAGGAGCTAGGCTAGATATATGAGACGTATATCAAATtgaagtgtgtgtgttatcCCCTAATGAGTAACactcatatttaaaatgatcTAATTCTAACGACACGAAAGCGTAGGGACAAAGAGTAATCTTTGGACAATCAATTAATTCTGTGCACTGGAAACAATCTATTACATCCTTTAATATTAGATAATTTAGATCTTTTCGCATTTGTGAAGCTTAAAATGTATTGAGACTGTCCAAAGTTCACTTGAGTTCCGAAATCTATctcgtttcttttttgtaaAAACTCAATCTTAAGTCATACAACCTATGTAATAATAAGAAAGCCTTAATGACCTTTTCATTGTTCCTTAACTGACATCTTTAATTTGGCACTccaaatttaattgtaatcCTTTTTAGTTATAAgaaattttgaatttgaaagCTCCCGAAAATGTctgattaaattaaacaagGGCCAttgttttttagcaaattattaataatgtcTTTGTTGTGTTTAGTTGATAATGCATCTTTTTTGTTGagtttttgacattttgtaTTCATAAGTTTATAagataatttcaaatatatattaaatacatatatattaacgCGTAACATCACCATTATAATATGGCGGGTGTTCAACTCAATTGAACAAGGCCATATCTACGTAACTGATGTCATTTCACCTTTAAGCCATTTGGATTTCCTCCAAATGGAAATAgctttttcgttttcttgTGCTACTAATCTTTGGGATCACTTTCCACTTTGGCGTGTTTCAATGGGTGGGGGTTTTCCGGATCATCTTCAAAGCGCGGCCGCTTCAAATTGGTTTGCTCTTTGGGAAGGAATGTTGTGGAATGTGGTGGTGGATCCTGCAGCTGCACGGTGATAATGTTGTAGGTCTCTACTGTGACCACTTCATCAGAGACCACCAACTTTGTGTTTTCAGTGAAGGACTCCTCAAATCCAGAATCAGGACTGGCTAGATTCTGGTTGGTCTGAATGGAGGGACAGTCGTAATCGGGCTGAATAATCTGGTAATAATGATAGTCGGTCAGGATGTTCATGTACGGCTCCACTTGGGCCTTGGTGTAAGAGGTCAGCCCAACGAGGTACTGCGACCAGCACCGGACCCCGCTGACCTGGCGAACTGCAGCAATACAGGCGGCTGCCAAAAGCGATGGCAGATCATTGGCAAATCTGGAAACTAATGGTATCTATGGTATCATGCTGCTTCCCTGGCAATTACGTACTCACTGTGCAATGTGTAATCCGCCATGCGAAGCAGCAACTGAGCCAACATAGACAGCATCTCTTCGAAGCTTATATATCGCTGATACGGGTGGATGTAATGGTTCCTCTCGCACTCATCCAACATCTCGGTGTAGTTTTTAAAATCGGAGCGAGTGAGAAAACTGCAGGCGAACAGCTCCACAAAACTGGCTGTTGTGGGACGCACCAGCTCGAAGTTGAGGAAGCACAGGATCTTCCTTTCCACAGCCTTGTACTCGAATGCCGTATAGGCGTTCTTCACCATTCTGTTCATTTCGCTGTAGTGCGGAATAAATGCATCGGTGTTTTCGATCTGCGCTGCGATGTGAAGACAGGTGATGGCCACCAGGAACAGCTTGTCCGGACGGATTTTGTAGTGATCAACAAAGCGATCCATATAGTAAACGGCTACAGTAAAAGGAGCATAAGTTACATACATAAGTTACAATGAGCTGTACGTGAAGCGAGGCTCCACTGTAATGTGCTCACCCAGGTGCAGAGCACAGCGACTGAGCTTGTGGGTGCGGGTCACCAGTttgagcaactgcagcattcTTTGTCGCTCGCTCAATTGCGGCGAAAGGAAAAACATCGGCCGCCGGCGGAGTTCTTGCTCCCTCATGGTCAAAAATATATCCCGGGCATAGTCGCTGAGCCAATGCGTCTTAGCCAGGCgctaaaaatttatatttaagacAATACATATGCACATTAGAAAAGTCTCAAACGCAAAAATTAAGCACATGTCCGTTTACCTCGACATCTGCTTGCTGGGAAGTCTTCTTCAATTTGTGGTCGACGACGAAGATGTTCTGCTCGGCAGCCACATTCTGCTCCATTATATCGAAATATCCTGCAGATATTCAATGTCTTAAATCACGGATTTTAAGGCAACAACTTTACGGCGgaataagcaaaacaaaagaagcgCTAACATGGCGGTATAACGGCTCCGGCCAGTGCTACCACACTGCGAAACTAAGCCGGCCGCGTTGCCAGACTGCCGAGAGTGGAATATAGCCTATTAAGCCACATTTGTATTTGGGAAATTTACCGTTTGGCTAAAGTTTGATGAAAATACAAAGATTAGGtttaagctttttatttaGTCAATAACAAGAGGGTTCCTaacaattgaaacaaaataaactgtCATATATTCTTAATTCAAACCAACATATTTGGATTAGTTAACCGTCTGTAGTTGCCTCTTACATGCAAATAATACTTTTTGCACAGTTGACATACAGGGTAAAATTTTTGGTAGTAAGTTAAGGCACGAATGTTTCCAAGCGAACAGGGTCCTCATCTTCCTGATTCACCACCGATTGTGGCAGGTCACAGCCAAAATAAGCGTTATTGTTGGCACAGAACAGGATGAGCTGGCGCCAAGATTCGTCGACGGCTAGAAGATGGGGATTCCCAAAGATGATCATCATGGCCCGAGCTCGGGAAATGGCCACGTTCATTCGCTTGCCGCAGCGCACGAAACCCAAGGATAACCGGGCATCCATGCGCAGGATCGACTCTGATGAACGCACCGTGGAGATGAGCATTATGTCTCGTTCCTGGAAATTGCGAACGTTTAGTGTAAAGGTAATATCGATTAGAATTCCGCCCACCTGTCCCTGAAACTCCTCGACGGAACCAATCTTGGGCATGACCACATCGGTGCCAATGAACATATTCCTCAGCATCTTCACCTGCTTCATGTAGGGCGTGAGTATACCGATCTGGTCGGCAGTCACATTGGCGCGGTACAGAGCGATGGTCATCAGGAACACTTCCTTGACCTCTTGGGGATTGTACCAAGAAGGGGAATCGTTCTCCTGCCTGTTTTCTCCAGTGATTCCATAAAAGAACGTGCCGTGCGCTCGAGGCATATCGTTTTCGGGCTCAAATACACACCTCAGTGTACTTAGTAAGCGAGACTCCCTTGAATCCTTTTCGGAAACCACAGGGATCAGTTCGTCATCGTAGAAAAGCTTGCTATAAATGCTCATAATCGATGGTAATGCTCGGTAATTGTATAATAATTTGGTCAGCACAGCTGGATTGTAGCCCGAGCTATCGGGATATCTCTGAAGATCCCTTCGATATGGCGAGCGTTCCAGCAATCTCTCCAGGAAGGATATGGAAAAACCTCTTGTCGCGGCAAAACGATTGGTGATAATAGGCTGCAGTTGGCGAGGATCACCTGACAAAATAACTTGACAGCGTTTCTTCGTTAGCATTACAGTGGGTATCATTGTTTCTGGTTCAGTGGATTGACCTGCCTCATCGAAAAGTACGTGAGTAAAATGACCCGGTGGAAAACCCATTTGTAAAAAGTTTCCCAATGTAGTGCAGGTGGAGATGGTAATTCGATGAGTACCCATAAACTTTGCTTGGCAGCGAAGCTTCAATCCCGACTCGGTGACCACCatctaatattaaaatagCCTGGATTATTAAGTGCTCAATCAAAAtgattacatatttatactcACTTTGTCCTCGCAAGTGCCCACAGCACCGACATCAGTTGTGGCGCAGTAGCTCATCAGTTCTGGAGGAATCAAGTCTCTCTCCACTTGATTTTGCGACACGAGGCGAATAAAATCCCCCTGGAGCAGAGCTTTGCTATCGATGAGTCTCTTTGTCACCAAATCCGCTGAGCTGTTTGATGGTGTTCCCACCAAGATTCGGGCACCAGGCAGATTCCTAACCAACTGGAGTATTGTCTCAACCAGGGTAACCGTTTTTCCAGTGCCCGGAGGCCCAAAGATTACATAAGGAATGTCCTGCGCCTCACCGCGCAGGATATTAAAAACAGCTCGTTTTTGGATAGAATTGAGCGACTGATTATACCACGGTAATTTCGAATCGTACAGGTACATGTCATCACCCTTCATATGGACATCCAGCTGGGGGTTCTCGCGCTTGGTTACCTTACTGGGAAACAGGAAATCCTCGCCCATTACTCTTACAATTGTGGAGATGGCATGATGCTGCTTGCGATAAGTGTAGCGCGAGAAGTAGAACTCTAGTCGATAATCCTCGCCATTATATTTCTCCTGGAAACTGGCGTGAAATTTGAGTAGTACCCGATTGAAGAGCACCTTATGGATAATGCCCTCGTAGGACTTGTTGCTCCGGGAATCGGGATCCGCCCAAGGGTTAATGGCTCGCACAGTATCGCCCACGACCAGCGAGGGACGACGCTCGGCTAGATTCTCGATCTGCAGCGCAAGGAACTCTCCGTCACGCAGAAAATGGGCTCGGTCCCTGTCGTAGTTGCGGAAGTTTACGAAGCACTCGATCTCCTCGAGGTGTAGGAACAAGCTGAAACGCTGCATATAGTTATTAACGCTAAGAGGTTCAGTGAGGCATGGATGGTGCTGCTCGATGGCATCGAACATTTCTTGTCGCCGTTCAATGGTCAAATAAAGTTGCCGCAACTTCTCGGGCACCTTAaagaaacaataatattaaaaataagcaTAAAATTTAGAGTAAGCACTCCTTACCTCAAAGAAACCCAAACGCAGGGCCACAAATCTGCGCTTGGTAACCGCGTGTTGTCCTGGGATCACATCCACCTTGTTGCCCCAAACTTGGTTGGCGTAGAATCGGGACCTCTGGTGGATGTTACGTCCTGGAGCCATCAGAGCTTCAGCTGCTATCATACGTTTCTCAGCTTCAGCAGCTTCCTCTTGGGTTTTGCACACGATCACTGTGAAGACGCGTCTCACTTTAAATCGATCGAAATTCAGCTCGAAATTTTCGATTGCTTCCCCCAGAAATTGCGTGTGGATCTCGAAGATTATCGTTATTTCGCAGCCGCTGCCTATTTCCATGGATTCGAGAGGCGTCACCACGCTCAATTGTGACTCACTGTCATTGCAGACAGAAATGCTCTCCAGGCGCAAAGTGCGACTTAGGTTGTTCGTCAGTTTTAGAGACACATTCTGTTTCTGCCAAAGTTCTGTGGTTATAAAGCGATTTACACCAGTCAGCGTCACTGCTTGTCCACTGCTGGATGATGCCAAACTTCCCTGCTGAATAACCTTGGTTGCCCCAAAATTCTTCTCCAGCGGAGTAATCTTAATAGCGCGTCTCGTAAATTTTGACTGTGAGATTAAAACACACTTATTAAGGGGAAATCTGAAAGTTTAATTTGGATCCTTTAACTTACATACTGGCACTCGATGAGATCGGCGAGCACAAAGTCGCCCAGATGAAGATCCGTGCCGGTGGGCACGTCCGCCTTTAGAACGTATGTTTCCGGACCCAGCACAGCTAGATCCGTGTATACGCGTTCCACAATGCACTTTTCACCATCTTCAATGCGCGTGGGGAACATCTTGGTCACCTGCAGGATTTCTCCTTGTTTGTCCACAAAACCATCATCCAGCTGAATGTTACACTCTAGACGCACTCGATCTCCTGTCGTTGGGATGAAGTTCATCTCGATATTGTCTAGCTCGACCGTAAGCTGTCCGTATTCCGTTTCCACTTCTATGGAAGATGCCAGACGCTGGCTAATCAAGCCCAAAACGCTCCTTGTTTCGGTGTTAAAGTAGGTGggcttttcgttttttagGTTATCCAAAGCTTGTTCAATCTGACAGGGATTGGGATTGTAAAGGCATTAAGCGTTGGTTTCAAAAGAATAACTAAATAACTACTTACCTTATTTTCGTTTGTATCTTCCCAGCAGTGCTCAAGGATACGCGTCACCTTGACCACCCGCAAGGTGTCCCCCGTCGTAAAAGTCAAATATTCCACTACACATCCGACGTGTAGCTCCAAAAAGATATTCCCTGCCACCTTGCTTTCGAAGAAAACGTCTTTGTCGATGACTCCACCATCGCTGGCTAGACTGGTGAGCACTCCCTTTCTGGCTGTGCAAGAACCCTCCTTATTGATGTCCATTTCCGAAAGTCCCTGCGTAAGTTGACCGATCGTGTTGCCTAAAACCGCATCCATTTCGTATGTATTCGCCTTAAGCTGATtatcctccttctcctccatTAGTTTTTGATCTAGAAAGCGATTCTCCCGATCCAAGCACTCCAAGATATCCTCCCGGTCACGATCCGGGTTGGTGAAAAACTTGCGAACGTATGTGAACATTTTTGGTAGAGGTTTGGCTATAGATGCTCTTGGGTTTCTACTGCGCTGCTTTCTTGTCGAGACTCTCGTACATCCAGTCGGTTTCGCTGAGGTAGCCCAATTCCTTGCGCAGATTCTGCAGTCGCTTTAAGTGGGTCTCCGCCGTCTCCGCTGCCTTCCCGCCCTCGGCTTCGGTCTGCGATTCCGCCTTGTCAGCTCCGATCTCGGGTTTCTTAGCCTGGAAATGGGGACCATTCTTATTGTAAACATTTGAGAATGACGCTAGTTGCGTTCAGTGACACCGACAACTTAAGTAGCCTatagattttatttaaaaataattttttgataaCAATATTGAAAAGTAATACTTCCACggacatatttttaaaaaattaaattagacgataattaaattatattaaaatatttaacctCAATATCTGTATACAAATGCAGTTTGTTTCGAGGAAGGGAACTTACAAGTCgacaatgaaaaaaaaaatgtgtgtgtttcgtttttttacGAGTGCGATTGGAAACTGTATattttgtacatacatacaatgtacattaaaaattctgaactgaaacaataaaaacacttCGTACAGGGAATATACTGcacaaattcattaaatttattccGGGTATTGTGGTTATATATTATGTCCTCATAATAATACACATTGTTATGAAAGTGCAACGGAAATATTAAAACTACGGGTTAGGTTTCTGTAATTCAatatggttttgtttttcagtgTAACTTGTAAAAATAACTGTAAAAACGCAACAGTTTGAATGGAAACAAGCAACCACAAGTTTCACGACGAGATAGCAACAGTTTTTACAGTTATCCCTGCGCTGATTTCGTCTCTTTCTTTCCCTCACAAATATACATGgatgacaacaacaaattcatACCTCTGCTTCGCCGGCTTCTACGGGAATATTGGTGGCCGTACCGCTCGTGGATGCTTCTTCTTTGATGGTAATACTTCCGGATGCTTCGCTGGACATTGTCCAATCGCCAAATTTCCTTCGATTTCGAGCTGGGAATCAAAAATTTAAGTTCCTTACCGGCTTTTAACAAATTGGCATTCGTACTAGCACTAATTGCTTGTACTTACGAAAATTAGTATCACTGTTGAGATAGCGGATGCACTGCACGATAAGTCTTGAGAATTCCGCAGATTAATAGTCGTAGTTTTCGAAAAAACTGAGGATCAAAATTTCAAGCAGAAAGCGTCTTTGCGAACTTTTAAGAGTGACCGCATTTAACGGAGCAGAAAATACTAAAGGGAGCAACCAGTGGTATTTTCATAGTACACTTGTTGAAAGAATATAACTATTCAAATAAGTGTGTTTAAGCTATGGAAAGaatattacatatatgtaatatgtaaaatatatacatatatgctggGACTACATACATTATTGTTTACTTCTCTGCTGATAAGACATAAGTTGTAGAACAAAGACGTCCGTAAAGTATCAGGAGTACCTGCTATTTTTCTGTCATTTAtcttgaataaatatttatagttctGAAATATGCTAAATAACTTTCCGCAATCCGTTAAGCCTTTCGAGTATATGTGTACAGAAAGACTATAAATGGTTTTCTTCTCCAGAAATCTTCCGTGTTTAATGAAATTCAAGAATATGTTTGATACTGTTCGCATTTGAATTCGTATATAAAACCAACTGCCTTATGTGTGAGGAGTTTGAAACTGCGGCGATAAATGCTCTCCGTAAACAGCGCACGCCGGCGCTGTATATTGTAAATACATTATTTctgttaataattaataattgccttaaaaacaaaacacccTCTCAATAGGTAATTACAGGGTATAATCGATAACTTGAATTCAGCCTCTGTGATTTTCTGCAATCCACCCCCATGGTCACACTGCCTGCGCAACCCCCCCGCACCTACACACTCGACCAACGTGTTTGTGTGCAGAATTTCCACGGctaaataaaaccgaaaattgGCAAACCGCCGTGTCAGATTTAGCCGTTGATTGCTCAATTCCGTGGGAGCAGGACCTCGTCGAAGGAGCCACCTAAGCGGAGTCAGGATCAGAAGATCACCAGCACCAGGAGCACTCAAAGGAAAgtcttcctcctctttttCTTGGCTGCCGAGGCGTCGCGTGTGCGGATCTTTCAGCGGTGAATAACCCacggctttttgttttcggccaGCGGAGGAGCGTGTTGCAGTCGCAAGCGGGAAGATGGTTAAAGCTAAAAAGGGCAAGAAAGAGATACTGACCAAGGTCGAAGGCGGTTCCTCGGCGGACGAAATGTGAGTGCAATGTGCAAGAGTATGCCCACCTGCCAACTTGGCAAACTTTCTAACGTCTTATTATTCAATCATACAGCTCCGATGTGGAAAGCGACCAGGTGAGCCtcaacaacaagaagaaccAACCCGTGAAGGGCAATAAAGCTGGCGATGACGATGTTCAAGCCGTGACCAAAGGGGTCAAGAAGCTTAATGTCAAGGGAAAAGGcaaagcagccaaaaatgACGACTCCGATGAGGAGGTGGTGCCCGCCAAAGGCAAAGCTTCCAAGAAGTCCGCTTTTGAGCTGCTAATGGATGACGACGACCAGGACGAGCCCGCTGCCCAGGAAAGCCAGTCTGAGGAAGAGGAAAAGGTAGTGGTCGCCAAGAGCCAGAAGAACGAGAAGAAGGGCAAAAAGGCCAAGCGCAAGGGAaaggacgatgacgatgaagaTCTGGACAAAGTTCTGGCTGAGCTTCAAGCGGAATACGCCGGCGAGGCTCCTCCTGCTTCCACCACGGTTGTTTCCCCGGAAGAACTGGCCGATGAGTTCtccaagaaaaagaagaacaagaagcaGACCAAGCAGGCTGCTGTGGCTGAAAACGCGGAAGAGGATGAGGCCAGCGAGGACGATGAGGGTGGCAGCACTGTGAAGTCAGCTGCCCAGaaaaagaaggagaagaaggagcGCCAAAAGAGGGAGGCTGCTCTAGCCAAGCAAAAGGCAGCTACTGAACCGAAACCTAAGCCCGTGGAGAAACCTGCGCCAGAACCAGAGCCTGTAGCTTCCGAAGAAGTCCAGCCCGAAGCcgaagaagaggaggaaaaGTCCtccaaaaacaagaagaagggTAAGAAGGATAAGAAGGCAGAGCCTGAGGAAGAGAAGAAGGACACCAAGAAGAAGGGTATGTCTGCCGCCATGGTGGCGGCCATGCAGGAGCAGCTGAGAAAAcgcaaggaggaggaggagcgccTGGAGCGGGAGGAGGCAGAGCGAATTCGCCTGGAGGATGAGCGCGAGGAAGCCCGTCTGGAAGCAGTGCGTCTGGAGGCCGAGAGGAAGGAGAAAAAGAAGCAGCGCGAGGCAGAGCGCAAGGCTCGCTTGAAGGCGGAAGGCAAACTACTCACCAAGAAGCAGAAGGAGGATAGGGCTAGGGCACAGGCTCTCCTAGAGTCTCTAAAGGCTCAGGGTCTCGAGATTCCGGATCCCAATGAAAAGCGACCCACGCGGCCAggtgatttcatttcattaatgGTTCTACAAAGCACCAAAGTTTGATTATTACAGTTTTGTGACCTGATAATTAGTTTTGATATAGCTTTGTATATAGTTGTCTTGCAAGTGgaagttttttttaactttgttAAATAccattatttttgtatgtaaATGGTTTTGCCTTCTCCATATATCTGATGCAAAGCACTCGGTTGTTGTGTTGCTTTGTAACATTACTAGCTTATAATCTAAGTATCAGGCGCAAATAGGATATTCTTAATTTTTCGTTTGCTTATTTAAGTCCTCACTAACATTTAATGCTTTTCAGGAACTCGCATCCGTCCGAACAAAAAGAAGGGCCCCAAAGAGGAAACCGCCGAGGAGGAGGCGAAGGCAGCGGAAGCCGAAgcggccgccgctgctgccgctgcagctgctgccgaaAAGGCCGAGGAGGAGAGGGTCAAGGAGAGTTGGGATGCCACCGATAGTGAAACTGAGCCGGAGCCCGAGGAGGAAACCTTGCAGGCCACTAACAATGGCAAGGCCGAGGTTGCCGAGGAAGAAGACGAGGATACCGAGGACGATGAAGATGACGAAGATGAAGATGACAGCGATGACTCCGATGAGGATAGCGATGATTCTCGTGAAGTATCGGTTTTGGCCAATGACCCAGAGTCACGACGACTTCGTGCGGAAGCCAGAATCCTCAAGCGTCAAGCAGAGGCGGAAAAGAAGCGCTCAACCGACGAACTCAGAGCCGGAGTTGTTTGCGTGCTGGGTCATGTAGATACAGGAAAAACCAAGATCCTGGACAAACTGAGGCGCACACACGTCCAGGATTCCGAGGCGGGTGGCATCACCCAGCAGATTGGTGCCACAAATGTGCCCATCGATGCCATTAAGGAGCAGACCAAGTACGTAAAGGCGGCCGCTGGATTTGTACATCGCTTGCCTGGTCTATTGATCATCGACACACCCGGCCACGAGTCCTTCAGCAACCTAAGGAACCGAGGATCCTCCCTCTGCGACATTGCAATCCTGGTGGTGGACATTATGCACGGCTTGGAGCCGCAAACCATCGAGTCAATTCAGCTGCTTAAGAAGAAGAAGTGTCCATTCATTGTGGCCCTGAACAAGATCGATCGTTTGTACGATTGGAAGCAGTTGGGCAGACGGGATGTGAGGGATGTGCTCAAGGAGCAGCAGAGCAACACACAGCTGGAGTTCCAGCAGCGCACAAAGGACGTGATTCTGCAGTTCGCCGAGCAGGGTTTGAATGCTGCTCTGTTCTACGAAAACACGGATCCGAAGACTTACATCTCACTGGTGCCCACTAGTGCAATTACGGGTGAGGGTATGGGCAACCTGCTTTTTATGATCGCCGACTTCTGTCAGAATATACTGGCCAAGCGCCTGATGTACTCCGAGGAGCTGCAGGCCACCGTGTTGGAGGTGAAGGCACTGCCAGGTCTGGGAACCACCATCGATGCCATTCTAATCAATGGAAAGCTCCGCGAGGGTCAAACCATGGTTGTGGCCGGCACGGATGGTCCCATAGTCACCCAGATCCGCTCTCTGTTGATGCCCCAGCCCATGAAGGAGCTGCGTGTGAAGAACGCCTATGTGGAGTACAAGGAAGTAAAGGCTGCGCAGGGCGTTAAAATCGCCGCCAAGGATCTGGAGAAGGCTATTGCGGGCATCAATCTGCTAATTGCCCACAAGCCCGATGAAGTCGAGATTTGCACGTAagttttatttccattttctattttatgtCTTAGACACCAAATGCATCATCATATATGAATTCTTAGTTAGATATATTCTATTAAAATCTATGCCATATTCATGTTTTATACGCATGTCTTAAACTGTGTACTTGCATTATTTCAGTGAGGAAGTTGCCAAGGAACTGAAGAGTGCCCTTAGTCATATTAAACTGGCTCAGACAGGCGTTCATGTCCAGGCTTCCACGCTGGGTTCGTTGGAGGCTCTTCTGGAGTTCCTGCGCACATCTAAAATTCCTGTAAGTACTCAAAATATgttcttaaatatattgtgTAGTTTAAAAGTTTCCGTTTTCAAAAGTTCGCTCCATTAATATTAtcaacaattttgtttatttgttgagATTTATAGCATACTTTCTGGCTATTGAATTCCAAATGCTATGGAAGAATCCCTTtgcatttatatataaatttatttactcaCTTTCCTGGTAAATGAAATGATAGCTTTTGCAAATAATATTCGAAGTACAACTAGCCCATCGTTTCTGAGG
This genomic interval from Drosophila teissieri strain GT53w chromosome 3L, Prin_Dtei_1.1, whole genome shotgun sequence contains the following:
- the LOC122615751 gene encoding cyclin-J, translating into MEQNVAAEQNIFVVDHKLKKTSQQADVERLAKTHWLSDYARDIFLTMREQELRRRPMFFLSPQLSERQRMLQLLKLVTRTHKLSRCALHLAVYYMDRFVDHYKIRPDKLFLVAITCLHIAAQIENTDAFIPHYSEMNRMVKNAYTAFEYKAVERKILCFLNFELVRPTTASFVELFACSFLTRSDFKNYTEMLDECERNHYIHPYQRYISFEEMLSMLAQLLLRMADYTLHISRFANDLPSLLAAACIAAVRQVSGVRCWSQYLVGLTSYTKAQVEPYMNILTDYHYYQIIQPDYDCPSIQTNQNLASPDSGFEESFTENTKLVVSDEVVTVETYNIITVQLQDPPPHSTTFLPKEQTNLKRPRFEDDPENPHPLKHAKVESDPKD
- the LOC122615493 gene encoding probable RNA helicase armi, whose protein sequence is MFTYVRKFFTNPDRDREDILECLDRENRFLDQKLMEEKEDNQLKANTYEMDAVLGNTIGQLTQGLSEMDINKEGSCTARKGVLTSLASDGGVIDKDVFFESKVAGNIFLELHVGCVVEYLTFTTGDTLRVVKVTRILEHCWEDTNENKIEQALDNLKNEKPTYFNTETRSVLGLISQRLASSIEVETEYGQLTVELDNIEMNFIPTTGDRVRLECNIQLDDGFVDKQGEILQVTKMFPTRIEDGEKCIVERVYTDLAVLGPETYVLKADVPTGTDLHLGDFVLADLIECQYSKFTRRAIKITPLEKNFGATKVIQQGSLASSSSGQAVTLTGVNRFITTELWQKQNVSLKLTNNLSRTLRLESISVCNDSESQLSVVTPLESMEIGSGCEITIIFEIHTQFLGEAIENFELNFDRFKVRRVFTVIVCKTQEEAAEAEKRMIAAEALMAPGRNIHQRSRFYANQVWGNKVDVIPGQHAVTKRRFVALRLGFFEVPEKLRQLYLTIERRQEMFDAIEQHHPCLTEPLSVNNYMQRFSLFLHLEEIECFVNFRNYDRDRAHFLRDGEFLALQIENLAERRPSLVVGDTVRAINPWADPDSRSNKSYEGIIHKVLFNRVLLKFHASFQEKYNGEDYRLEFYFSRYTYRKQHHAISTIVRVMGEDFLFPSKVTKRENPQLDVHMKGDDMYLYDSKLPWYNQSLNSIQKRAVFNILRGEAQDIPYVIFGPPGTGKTVTLVETILQLVRNLPGARILVGTPSNSSADLVTKRLIDSKALLQGDFIRLVSQNQVERDLIPPELMSYCATTDVGAVGTCEDKMVVTESGLKLRCQAKFMGTHRITISTCTTLGNFLQMGFPPGHFTHVLFDEAGQSTEPETMIPTVMLTKKRCQVILSGDPRQLQPIITNRFAATRGFSISFLERLLERSPYRRDLQRYPDSSGYNPAVLTKLLYNYRALPSIMSIYSKLFYDDELIPVVSEKDSRESRLLSTLRCVFEPENDMPRAHGTFFYGITGENRQENDSPSWYNPQEVKEVFLMTIALYRANVTADQIGILTPYMKQVKMLRNMFIGTDVVMPKIGSVEEFQGQERDIMLISTVRSSESILRMDARLSLGFVRCGKRMNVAISRARAMMIIFGNPHLLAVDESWRQLILFCANNNAYFGCDLPQSVVNQEDEDPVRLETFVP
- the LOC122615494 gene encoding uncharacterized protein LOC122615494, whose amino-acid sequence is MSSEASGSITIKEEASTSGTATNIPVEAGEAEAKKPEIGADKAESQTEAEGGKAAETAETHLKRLQNLRKELGYLSETDWMYESLDKKAAQ
- the LOC122617019 gene encoding eukaryotic translation initiation factor 5B, with the protein product MVKAKKGKKEILTKVEGGSSADEISDVESDQVSLNNKKNQPVKGNKAGDDDVQAVTKGVKKLNVKGKGKAAKNDDSDEEVVPAKGKASKKSAFELLMDDDDQDEPAAQESQSEEEEKVVVAKSQKNEKKGKKAKRKGKDDDDEDLDKVLAELQAEYAGEAPPASTTVVSPEELADEFSKKKKNKKQTKQAAVAENAEEDEASEDDEGGSTVKSAAQKKKEKKERQKREAALAKQKAATEPKPKPVEKPAPEPEPVASEEVQPEAEEEEEKSSKNKKKGKKDKKAEPEEEKKDTKKKGMSAAMVAAMQEQLRKRKEEEERLEREEAERIRLEDEREEARLEAVRLEAERKEKKKQREAERKARLKAEGKLLTKKQKEDRARAQALLESLKAQGLEIPDPNEKRPTRPGTRIRPNKKKGPKEETAEEEAKAAEAEAAAAAAAAAAAEKAEEERVKESWDATDSETEPEPEEETLQATNNGKAEVAEEEDEDTEDDEDDEDEDDSDDSDEDSDDSREVSVLANDPESRRLRAEARILKRQAEAEKKRSTDELRAGVVCVLGHVDTGKTKILDKLRRTHVQDSEAGGITQQIGATNVPIDAIKEQTKYVKAAAGFVHRLPGLLIIDTPGHESFSNLRNRGSSLCDIAILVVDIMHGLEPQTIESIQLLKKKKCPFIVALNKIDRLYDWKQLGRRDVRDVLKEQQSNTQLEFQQRTKDVILQFAEQGLNAALFYENTDPKTYISLVPTSAITGEGMGNLLFMIADFCQNILAKRLMYSEELQATVLEVKALPGLGTTIDAILINGKLREGQTMVVAGTDGPIVTQIRSLLMPQPMKELRVKNAYVEYKEVKAAQGVKIAAKDLEKAIAGINLLIAHKPDEVEICTEEVAKELKSALSHIKLAQTGVHVQASTLGSLEALLEFLRTSKIPYSAIRIGPVVKRDVMKASTMLEHEAQYATILAFDVKIEREAQEMADSLGVKIFQADIIYHLFDKFTAYREELKQKKREEFRSVAVFPCKLRILPQFIFNSRDPIVMGVMVENGIVKVGTPICVPSKEFVDIGIVTSIESNHKQIEFARKGQEICVKIDPIPGESPKMFGRHFEAEDMLISKISRQSIDACKDYFRDDLIKADWALMVELKKLFEIL